One Caldibacillus debilis DSM 16016 DNA segment encodes these proteins:
- a CDS encoding WecB/TagA/CpsF family glycosyltransferase: MKKTVEILGISFFHTTREELKDIILQRAVRGEKCFIVTGNPEIVMHAKKNPEYLHVIRSADYVIPDGSGIILASKILKRPLAERIAGFDFMGDMLRIAAERSLSVYLLGAEDEVVKTAAANIRKQYPNIRIAGFHHGYFDLRDEEVARRVVAANPDFIFVALGFPKQEIWIHRYLSMFEKGVFMGVGGSFDVLAGKAKRAPEFWRRLNLEWLYRLIQQPSRWRRMLALPEFVLAVLKERF; this comes from the coding sequence ATGAAAAAGACCGTTGAAATTTTGGGGATTTCCTTTTTTCATACCACAAGGGAAGAATTGAAAGACATCATTTTGCAGCGGGCGGTCCGCGGCGAAAAATGTTTTATCGTAACGGGGAATCCGGAGATTGTCATGCATGCGAAAAAAAATCCGGAATACCTGCATGTCATCCGCTCCGCAGACTATGTGATTCCGGACGGTTCGGGGATCATCCTGGCGTCGAAAATTTTAAAGAGGCCGCTCGCCGAACGGATCGCCGGCTTTGATTTTATGGGGGACATGCTGAGGATCGCCGCAGAGCGGTCCTTGTCCGTGTATTTGTTGGGAGCGGAGGATGAGGTGGTGAAAACAGCGGCCGCCAACATCCGGAAGCAATATCCGAACATCCGGATCGCGGGCTTCCATCACGGCTATTTTGACCTTCGCGATGAAGAAGTCGCCCGCCGGGTCGTCGCGGCAAATCCCGATTTCATTTTCGTCGCCTTAGGTTTTCCCAAACAGGAGATTTGGATCCATCGTTATCTCTCCATGTTTGAAAAGGGCGTTTTTATGGGGGTCGGCGGCAGTTTTGATGTGCTGGCCGGGAAGGCGAAGAGGGCCCCGGAGTTTTGGCGGAGGCTGAACTTGGAATGGCTTTACCGCCTGATCCAGCAACCGTCCCGCTGGCGGCGGATGCTGGCCCTGCCCGAATTCGTATTGGCCGTGTTGAAAGAAAGATTTTAA
- a CDS encoding glycosyltransferase family 4 protein produces the protein MHILHLNAGNETGGGMIHILSLLNEFKRNEFTLGLLEEGLMQKKAKELGIRTVLFKQRGKFDVSVIRSVCRYMKEHHVDIVHTHGPRANVLGMIIKKKTGCRWVLTVHSDPRDDFLGGGLKGRCFTAVHLFAIKKADHCFAVSERFKKILRELGMEEEKITAILNGIDFRRTPEPYDRKAFRFRDNDFLILMVARLERVKGHEMALRALKKVARAHPNVRLLLIGDGSLRKELEDRAKKEGIGERVHFFGYRPDAERFYPMADVALLTSYSESFPFVLLEAARAGVPVITTDVGGVRHLVPDRRYGWVIDVGDENQLGESLMEAVRLKGEQKLREMGERLKERASQRFSVRHFAESVYEVYRKWV, from the coding sequence ATGCATATTTTACATTTGAATGCGGGCAATGAAACGGGCGGAGGCATGATCCATATTTTATCCCTGTTGAATGAGTTCAAGCGGAACGAGTTCACCCTCGGATTGTTGGAAGAAGGCTTGATGCAAAAGAAGGCGAAGGAACTCGGCATCCGCACCGTGCTGTTTAAACAGCGGGGAAAATTCGATGTTTCCGTCATCCGATCGGTTTGCCGGTACATGAAGGAGCATCATGTCGATATCGTTCATACCCACGGTCCGCGGGCGAACGTATTGGGGATGATCATCAAGAAAAAAACCGGCTGCAGATGGGTATTGACGGTGCACAGCGATCCCCGGGACGATTTTTTGGGCGGGGGATTGAAAGGAAGATGTTTCACGGCCGTCCATCTTTTCGCCATCAAAAAAGCGGATCATTGTTTTGCCGTATCGGAGAGATTTAAAAAAATCTTGAGGGAGCTGGGGATGGAGGAAGAAAAGATCACGGCCATCCTGAACGGGATCGATTTTCGGCGAACGCCGGAACCTTACGACCGGAAAGCGTTCCGCTTCCGGGACAATGATTTTTTAATCCTCATGGTGGCGAGGCTGGAAAGGGTAAAAGGCCATGAAATGGCCCTCCGGGCGTTGAAAAAGGTGGCGAGGGCCCATCCGAATGTCCGCCTGCTCCTTATCGGGGACGGCAGTTTGCGGAAGGAGCTGGAGGACAGGGCAAAAAAAGAAGGCATCGGCGAAAGGGTGCATTTTTTCGGCTACCGGCCGGACGCGGAAAGATTTTACCCGATGGCGGATGTCGCCCTGCTCACCTCTTACAGCGAAAGCTTTCCCTTTGTTTTGTTGGAGGCGGCCCGGGCGGGCGTGCCGGTCATTACGACGGATGTGGGCGGGGTGCGGCATCTGGTGCCCGATCGCCGGTACGGATGGGTGATCGATGTGGGGGACGAAAACCAATTGGGCGAAAGCCTGATGGAGGCCGTGCGCTTGAAGGGGGAACAGAAACTGCGGGAAATGGGCGAACGGTTGAAAGAACGGGCTTCCCAAAGATTTTCCGTCAGGCATTTTGCCGAAAGCGTATATGAGGTTTACCGGAAATGGGTTTGA
- a CDS encoding sugar ABC transporter substrate-binding protein: MKKKWLGVFLAVLLVLTLFSGCSSKKNSSEENSGGELKGELTVWIHPFVEGDLKAKQTEIFNNMAKSFNEKYPKVKVKFEEIPWANREQKILTALASNQGPDVFYIIPDMMAQFAEKGVLTPITDLLGDDWDKEDFAQTTLDSVTYKGEIYGLPILREVQTYFYNTKILKEIGGDPNHLPTTWDEFNELAKKAVEKGYFARTFEGGNTPNASLYPLIWQAGGDIIDKNGNVVINQPEGVKALELIQDWYKNGYIPKDSINSLDHFTPFVENKILAAWGTGVTVNLMKERGFTDFVVGPPLKDKETATFGTTGMFVVAANSKNKEAAAQLIKEMTSTEHAKAFNELTKYIPARLSALSIYDNDPVMKQLSEYVQYARPGVIHPVARTVIPKIQAEMQAMMEGKKTPKQAADDMAKAIEEEKEKEGL; the protein is encoded by the coding sequence TTGAAAAAGAAGTGGTTAGGCGTATTTTTGGCCGTTTTGTTGGTCCTGACGCTCTTCAGCGGCTGCTCATCCAAGAAAAATTCAAGCGAAGAAAATTCAGGGGGAGAGTTAAAAGGGGAATTAACCGTTTGGATCCATCCTTTCGTTGAAGGGGACTTGAAAGCGAAGCAGACGGAAATCTTCAACAACATGGCGAAAAGCTTCAACGAAAAATATCCGAAGGTAAAAGTCAAATTCGAAGAAATCCCTTGGGCCAACAGGGAGCAAAAGATTTTAACCGCCTTGGCCTCCAATCAGGGACCGGATGTTTTCTACATTATTCCGGACATGATGGCCCAGTTTGCCGAAAAAGGGGTGCTCACGCCCATCACCGATTTATTGGGTGACGACTGGGATAAGGAGGATTTTGCCCAGACGACGCTGGATTCCGTCACCTATAAGGGCGAAATTTACGGCCTGCCGATCCTGCGGGAAGTCCAAACCTATTTTTACAACACAAAAATATTGAAAGAAATCGGCGGCGATCCGAATCACCTCCCGACCACCTGGGATGAATTCAATGAATTGGCGAAAAAAGCGGTGGAAAAGGGATATTTTGCCAGAACCTTCGAGGGAGGGAACACCCCGAATGCCAGCCTTTATCCGCTGATATGGCAAGCCGGCGGGGACATCATCGATAAAAACGGGAATGTGGTGATCAATCAGCCTGAAGGGGTTAAAGCGTTGGAATTGATTCAGGATTGGTATAAAAACGGTTACATTCCCAAAGATTCGATCAACTCCCTTGACCATTTCACCCCCTTTGTCGAGAACAAGATCCTCGCCGCCTGGGGAACGGGGGTCACCGTCAACCTGATGAAGGAAAGGGGCTTTACGGATTTCGTCGTCGGTCCTCCGCTGAAGGATAAGGAGACCGCCACCTTCGGAACGACCGGGATGTTCGTGGTTGCCGCCAACAGCAAAAATAAAGAGGCGGCCGCCCAATTGATCAAGGAGATGACCAGTACGGAGCACGCCAAGGCCTTCAATGAACTGACCAAATATATTCCCGCAAGACTGTCCGCCCTGTCGATTTACGATAATGACCCGGTGATGAAACAATTATCGGAATATGTCCAATATGCTCGGCCCGGCGTCATCCATCCCGTCGCCCGCACCGTGATCCCGAAGATCCAAGCGGAAATGCAAGCGATGATGGAAGGGAAGAAAACGCCGAAACAGGCTGCGGATGACATGGCCAAGGCGATCGAAGAAGAGAAAGAAAAAGAAGGATTGTGA
- a CDS encoding carbohydrate ABC transporter permease, which produces MKNFNFKKHWNRYGIIYLFLVPVLIHFCVFQLYPILLSFYLTFTDWPVIGEPKFVGLKNWMQFFSDRLAWKAIWNTVLFSLYYILPTMALGLLLALLIQTHKKGTGIFKGIYFLPVVTSFVVISGIWAWIFKGTEQGFINMFLTAVGLEPQLFLSDSRQALMVLAGLSIFKVCGSTMIYYYAGLQSIPQEYYEAAKIDGANGWKTFWKITFPLLLPIHFYVAVITTIGSFQIFDSAFLLTSGGPDYATTTIVYYLYQEGFAGLRLGYASVLAYVLFFIILVISIIQRKFLDNELTYK; this is translated from the coding sequence GTGAAAAATTTCAATTTTAAAAAGCATTGGAACCGGTACGGCATCATCTACCTGTTCCTCGTTCCCGTCCTGATCCATTTTTGCGTTTTTCAGCTGTATCCGATCCTGTTAAGTTTTTATTTGACCTTTACGGACTGGCCGGTGATCGGGGAACCGAAATTTGTCGGCCTGAAAAACTGGATGCAATTTTTTTCCGACCGGCTGGCTTGGAAGGCCATCTGGAATACGGTGTTGTTTTCCCTTTATTATATTTTGCCGACCATGGCATTGGGTTTGCTCCTGGCTCTGTTGATTCAGACCCATAAAAAGGGGACGGGGATCTTCAAAGGGATCTATTTTCTTCCCGTCGTCACCTCCTTCGTGGTGATATCGGGGATTTGGGCCTGGATCTTTAAAGGCACGGAACAGGGATTCATCAATATGTTTTTAACGGCCGTCGGCTTGGAACCCCAGCTGTTTTTGTCCGACTCAAGGCAGGCTTTGATGGTCTTGGCGGGATTGAGCATTTTTAAAGTTTGCGGCAGCACGATGATCTATTACTACGCCGGATTGCAATCCATCCCCCAGGAATATTATGAGGCGGCGAAGATCGACGGGGCGAACGGCTGGAAAACGTTTTGGAAGATTACGTTTCCTCTTCTGCTGCCGATCCATTTTTACGTGGCCGTCATTACGACGATCGGATCCTTTCAGATCTTTGACTCGGCATTCCTTTTGACGTCAGGCGGTCCGGATTACGCGACGACGACGATTGTCTATTATTTGTACCAGGAAGGATTTGCGGGCCTGCGCCTCGGCTATGCGAGCGTCTTGGCATATGTTCTGTTCTTTATCATCTTGGTGATTTCCATCATCCAGCGAAAATTCTTGGACAATGAGCTGACATACAAATAG
- a CDS encoding carbohydrate ABC transporter permease codes for MGKKLYRQWPYILLVFFAFLFLSPFLIMLIGSFVKMRTVVGNPYLWLFQENLTLDNYRYIFTNGRFIQWIANSLIITIIPVLSQMFFAAILGYIFAKKRFFAREFIFWVMMAVIMVPNQLLIIPRYIVFKNLEWINTYWPLIVPELWGILGVFFVRQFMMTLPKELEEAAYMDGANDFTVFFKILLPLSKPVIATVGTFAFIGCWNDLLTPLIYTTSEEMYPLTVGLASMLTKEGNFGVEMAGSVISFIPTFLIFLFFQKYFVKGIALSGLK; via the coding sequence ATGGGAAAGAAGCTCTATCGCCAATGGCCGTACATCCTTCTCGTGTTTTTTGCGTTCCTGTTTTTAAGCCCGTTTCTCATCATGCTGATCGGGTCCTTTGTGAAAATGCGGACGGTGGTGGGCAATCCGTATTTGTGGCTGTTTCAGGAAAACCTGACCCTCGACAATTACCGGTACATTTTTACGAACGGCCGGTTCATCCAGTGGATCGCCAACTCCCTCATCATCACGATCATCCCTGTTTTGTCCCAAATGTTTTTTGCCGCGATTCTCGGGTATATTTTTGCGAAGAAGCGGTTTTTCGCAAGGGAATTCATTTTCTGGGTGATGATGGCGGTCATCATGGTTCCGAACCAATTGCTCATCATTCCCCGCTACATCGTGTTCAAGAATCTGGAATGGATCAACACCTATTGGCCGTTGATCGTTCCCGAATTATGGGGGATCCTGGGCGTTTTCTTCGTCCGGCAGTTCATGATGACCCTGCCGAAGGAGCTGGAGGAGGCCGCCTATATGGATGGGGCCAACGATTTTACGGTTTTCTTCAAAATCCTGCTTCCTTTGTCCAAGCCGGTCATCGCCACGGTCGGCACCTTCGCCTTCATCGGCTGCTGGAATGACCTGCTGACGCCGCTGATCTACACGACGAGCGAAGAGATGTATCCCTTGACGGTGGGGCTGGCGTCGATGCTGACGAAGGAAGGGAACTTCGGCGTTGAAATGGCCGGATCGGTCATATCCTTTATCCCCACCTTTCTCATCTTTCTGTTCTTCCAAAAATATTTTGTGAAAGGCATTGCGCTGAGCGGCTTAAAATAG
- a CDS encoding extracellular solute-binding protein: MKSMFGKEYAAMSEKTNREEFQAKLEHMISTLRNQIMNEEIKVGEYLPSEQSLAHRFDLSKNSVRKGLETLVSEGLIVKKSRVGNLVVSNKPYDQVILRVGYYPSLLREAKFSEIVKQFEQGHPNIKVQTIPLPYTQYHRTVLDFFKNDMIDVVSVNYNDFCEFPNPGEIFEPVEQDENIYPFLQEPFRSPEEGKAFVRPFIFSPIVLCYNPKHFQDNRMPLPDSSWRWADALKAAKQLTEERAGERHFGVYFHPLSLNRWPIFLLQNHVYFKRDENGGVSFDGEKLTESVNIIRQLFIEQDILQTFLSDNDRDAEKLFLQEKVSMIVSSYFSLNEFIETDLRYDIAPLPYLSEPQTLLLIIGFAVNKNSRKFGAAKKFIDFLGSPAVQGYIRRNTLSIPAVKTEAEKSGDEAVYKPSRFHLFREIIPTYRLYSHLGVTYEELGEMNNELRLYLSGMLPEEFFVQRVRSILTRRMKSNKMRKGAN; this comes from the coding sequence ATGAAATCCATGTTCGGAAAGGAATATGCGGCGATGTCGGAAAAAACGAATCGGGAAGAATTTCAGGCCAAATTGGAACATATGATTTCGACGTTAAGGAACCAAATCATGAACGAAGAGATTAAAGTCGGGGAGTATCTGCCGTCCGAACAAAGCCTGGCCCATCGGTTCGACCTGAGCAAAAATTCCGTCCGCAAAGGGTTGGAAACCTTGGTTTCCGAAGGGTTGATCGTCAAAAAGTCGCGGGTCGGAAATCTGGTCGTGTCCAACAAGCCCTATGATCAGGTCATTTTGCGGGTGGGCTATTATCCCTCCCTTTTAAGGGAAGCAAAGTTTTCGGAGATCGTGAAACAGTTTGAACAAGGCCACCCGAACATCAAAGTTCAAACCATCCCATTGCCCTATACCCAGTATCACCGGACGGTGCTCGACTTTTTCAAAAATGACATGATCGACGTGGTGTCGGTCAACTATAACGATTTTTGCGAATTTCCTAATCCCGGGGAGATTTTCGAACCGGTGGAGCAAGACGAAAACATCTATCCTTTTTTGCAGGAACCCTTCCGGTCGCCGGAGGAGGGCAAGGCCTTTGTCAGGCCCTTCATCTTTTCACCGATCGTTCTGTGTTACAACCCGAAACATTTTCAAGACAACCGGATGCCGCTTCCCGACAGCAGCTGGAGATGGGCGGACGCGTTAAAGGCGGCCAAACAACTGACGGAGGAAAGGGCCGGGGAACGCCATTTCGGGGTCTATTTCCATCCCCTTTCCCTGAACCGCTGGCCGATCTTCCTTTTGCAAAATCATGTGTATTTCAAGCGGGATGAAAACGGCGGCGTTTCCTTTGACGGGGAGAAGCTGACGGAAAGCGTGAACATCATCCGGCAATTGTTCATCGAACAAGATATTTTGCAAACCTTTTTGTCCGACAACGACAGGGACGCGGAAAAGTTGTTCTTGCAGGAAAAGGTTTCGATGATCGTTTCCTCCTATTTCAGTTTGAACGAGTTCATCGAAACGGATTTGCGGTATGATATCGCCCCGCTCCCCTATCTGAGCGAGCCGCAGACCTTGCTGTTGATCATCGGCTTTGCCGTCAACAAGAATTCCCGTAAGTTCGGGGCAGCGAAAAAATTCATCGATTTTCTCGGCTCGCCCGCCGTTCAAGGTTACATCCGGAGGAATACGTTGAGCATCCCCGCCGTGAAAACGGAAGCGGAAAAAAGCGGGGACGAGGCCGTTTACAAACCGTCCCGGTTTCATCTTTTCCGCGAGATCATCCCGACCTACCGCTTATATTCCCATCTCGGCGTGACCTATGAGGAACTGGGCGAAATGAACAATGAATTGCGGCTGTATCTGTCGGGAATGCTCCCGGAAGAATTTTTTGTCCAACGGGTTCGTTCCATCTTAACAAGGCGAATGAAATCCAACAAGATGCGGAAAGGAGCAAATTGA
- a CDS encoding zinc-dependent alcohol dehydrogenase, with product MKVVVSSDRTVRLEERDIPKIKDHYVLIKTKYSAISPGTELSQIETSDGRKVCLGYSAMGEAVEVGEGVDRIAKGDYVACYGAPYVQHAEYLLVPKTLCCKVPDHVDPKAAALGGLGAIAIHALRTANLQFGEWALVAGLGILGQLIAQIAHASLYRVIPYDVSEARAESFRQTAGIPAFTTLRDLERTIEKETKGYGVDAVLLCAGGKHSPLTGDSLNWVRDKGKVVIVGDIEPVFPRERMFAKEAEILISRAGGPGRYDPVFEKQAVDYPYGFVRWTEGRNVEEFIRIVAEGRINVSPYLTEVVGLDQIEDAYAELVDKQSPVLTKIIKYE from the coding sequence ATGAAGGTTGTCGTCTCAAGTGACAGGACCGTCCGTTTGGAGGAGAGGGACATCCCGAAAATCAAGGATCACTACGTTTTGATCAAAACGAAGTATTCGGCGATCAGCCCCGGAACGGAATTGTCCCAAATTGAAACGAGCGACGGACGGAAGGTTTGCCTGGGTTACAGCGCGATGGGGGAAGCGGTGGAAGTCGGCGAGGGGGTGGACCGGATCGCCAAGGGGGATTATGTCGCCTGTTACGGCGCCCCCTATGTCCAGCATGCGGAATATTTGCTCGTGCCGAAAACCTTGTGCTGCAAAGTCCCGGATCATGTCGATCCGAAGGCCGCCGCCCTGGGCGGTCTGGGCGCCATTGCCATCCATGCGTTAAGAACGGCGAACCTCCAATTCGGTGAATGGGCGCTTGTGGCCGGCTTGGGGATCCTCGGCCAGCTGATCGCCCAAATTGCCCATGCCTCCCTTTACCGGGTGATCCCCTATGATGTTTCGGAGGCGAGGGCGGAGAGCTTCCGCCAAACCGCCGGGATTCCCGCCTTTACGACCCTTCGGGATCTGGAAAGGACGATCGAAAAGGAAACGAAGGGGTACGGGGTGGACGCCGTGCTGCTGTGTGCGGGAGGCAAACATTCGCCGTTGACCGGCGACAGTTTGAATTGGGTGCGGGATAAAGGGAAGGTGGTGATCGTCGGCGACATCGAGCCGGTGTTTCCCAGGGAAAGGATGTTCGCCAAGGAAGCGGAGATCCTCATTTCCCGGGCGGGCGGCCCGGGAAGATACGATCCGGTTTTTGAAAAACAGGCCGTCGATTATCCGTACGGTTTCGTCCGCTGGACGGAGGGAAGAAATGTGGAAGAGTTCATCCGCATAGTCGCCGAGGGGCGGATCAACGTTTCCCCGTACTTAACCGAGGTCGTCGGACTGGATCAAATCGAAGACGCCTATGCCGAGCTCGTTGATAAACAAAGCCCCGTGCTTACCAAGATCATCAAGTACGAGTGA
- a CDS encoding Gfo/Idh/MocA family protein has product MRFRVGIIGIGSIVKEVHLPVLAKRKDVILAAACDVNEERLKEISRKYAVPKSYRDGLEMIGREKLDAVVICTPNSAHIPYAAAAAAKGIHIFLEKPIGVNPQEAEDMIRTAGQNRAIVMVGMVSRFRRDVQIAKEYIESGMPGDIYYAKAQLLRRRGTPKGWFTDRSFSGGGVLMDIGVHVLDAAWWLLGCPRPQRISGHAVQALGNYETRFLSSWKSSAETAESVQDVEDFAAGWIRFENGTVLALETSWALNGKQDEGLSMQIYGTKGGISLPPLTLYREERRILSEIHPQFEENHPYEEEFQHFFECIRKGKTPVADGVQGLRVLEMIRALYESARQGRELSL; this is encoded by the coding sequence ATGCGATTCAGAGTCGGAATCATCGGGATCGGTTCCATCGTGAAAGAAGTTCATCTGCCGGTTTTGGCGAAACGGAAGGACGTCATCCTGGCGGCCGCCTGTGACGTCAATGAAGAACGTTTGAAAGAAATCTCCCGGAAATATGCGGTCCCGAAAAGCTATCGGGACGGCCTGGAAATGATCGGCCGGGAGAAGTTGGATGCGGTTGTCATATGCACCCCGAACTCCGCCCATATTCCCTATGCGGCGGCGGCCGCGGCGAAAGGAATACATATTTTCCTTGAAAAACCGATCGGCGTAAACCCGCAGGAAGCGGAAGACATGATCCGGACGGCCGGGCAAAACCGGGCGATCGTCATGGTCGGGATGGTTTCCCGCTTCCGCAGGGATGTGCAAATCGCCAAAGAATATATCGAGAGCGGAATGCCGGGGGATATTTATTACGCGAAGGCGCAGTTGCTGCGGAGGAGAGGGACGCCGAAAGGCTGGTTTACCGACCGCTCCTTTTCCGGCGGCGGCGTCCTGATGGACATCGGGGTCCATGTTTTGGATGCGGCCTGGTGGCTGCTCGGCTGCCCCCGGCCCCAAAGGATTTCCGGCCATGCGGTCCAAGCCTTGGGAAACTATGAAACCCGTTTTCTGTCCTCCTGGAAATCCAGCGCGGAGACGGCGGAATCCGTCCAAGATGTGGAGGATTTCGCCGCCGGGTGGATCCGCTTCGAAAACGGAACGGTATTGGCGCTGGAAACATCCTGGGCGCTGAACGGGAAACAGGATGAAGGACTCTCGATGCAAATATACGGGACGAAAGGGGGGATTTCCCTCCCTCCGTTAACCCTCTACCGGGAAGAACGAAGGATCCTGTCGGAAATCCATCCCCAATTCGAGGAAAATCACCCGTATGAAGAAGAATTTCAGCATTTCTTCGAATGCATCCGAAAGGGTAAGACACCGGTTGCCGACGGCGTGCAGGGATTGCGGGTGCTGGAAATGATCCGGGCCCTTTACGAATCGGCAAGACAGGGGCGAGAGCTCTCCCTGTAA
- a CDS encoding Gfo/Idh/MocA family protein: protein MLKVGVIGVGSISEYHIRPYLAHEEAELAALCDIHEERLQEKGKRFNVQKLYTDYRDLLKDPEIDAVSICTWNNSHAEIAIAALEAGKHVLVEKPLSRTMEEAVKVAEAVKKSGKILQVGFVRRHASNVKVLKKFIDHGDLGEIYYAKASCIRRLGNPGGWFSDSERSGGGPLIDLGVHMIDLCWYLMGKPKPASVSGSTYRRLGNRAHIENLSFYKAADYDEKRNTVEDLANGYIRFENGATLYVDVSYTLHAKEEAVTASIYGEKGGAEIEPKLLIVTERHNTILNMAPQIDHPEFDFQEAFYHEIDHFVQSCLGREKPLSPVEDGVEIMRILTALYESARSGREVVLS, encoded by the coding sequence ATGTTGAAAGTGGGCGTGATCGGCGTCGGTTCCATTTCCGAATATCACATCCGGCCCTATTTGGCGCATGAAGAGGCGGAGCTCGCCGCCTTGTGCGACATCCATGAAGAAAGGCTGCAAGAAAAAGGGAAAAGGTTCAACGTTCAAAAGCTGTACACCGATTACCGGGATTTGTTAAAGGATCCGGAGATCGATGCGGTTAGCATATGCACTTGGAACAATTCCCATGCGGAAATCGCCATCGCCGCATTGGAGGCCGGAAAGCACGTCTTGGTGGAAAAACCGTTAAGCCGGACGATGGAAGAAGCCGTCAAAGTGGCGGAAGCCGTGAAAAAATCCGGGAAGATTTTACAGGTGGGTTTTGTCCGGCGGCATGCAAGCAATGTCAAGGTGTTGAAAAAGTTCATTGATCATGGCGATCTGGGGGAAATTTACTACGCGAAAGCCTCGTGCATCCGCAGGCTCGGAAATCCCGGAGGATGGTTCAGCGACAGCGAACGGTCCGGGGGAGGGCCGCTGATCGACTTGGGCGTCCACATGATCGATTTGTGCTGGTATTTAATGGGCAAGCCGAAGCCGGCATCCGTAAGCGGAAGCACCTACCGCAGATTGGGGAACCGGGCCCATATCGAAAATCTGTCCTTCTACAAGGCCGCGGATTACGATGAAAAAAGGAACACGGTGGAGGATCTGGCCAACGGTTATATCCGGTTTGAAAACGGCGCGACCCTTTATGTGGATGTCAGCTACACGCTGCACGCGAAAGAGGAAGCGGTGACGGCGAGCATTTACGGGGAAAAGGGCGGCGCGGAAATCGAGCCGAAACTGCTGATCGTCACCGAAAGGCATAACACCATTCTAAATATGGCACCGCAGATCGACCATCCCGAATTCGATTTCCAGGAAGCCTTTTATCATGAGATCGATCATTTCGTGCAAAGCTGTTTGGGCAGGGAAAAACCGTTAAGCCCGGTGGAGGACGGCGTGGAAATCATGAGGATTTTAACCGCCCTCTACGAATCGGCGCGGTCGGGAAGAGAAGTTGTCTTGTCCTAA
- a CDS encoding Gfo/Idh/MocA family protein encodes MNIGVISFAHMHAYSYASALKKLPGVRLSAVYDDEEERGKKAAEMFGAAYDRDLERFLDRDLQAVIVCSENSRHRYFVEEAAKAKKHILCEKPIATNLEDARAMIDVCEKNGVILQIAFPVRFLEPIARLKKMIQEHRFGEIIAIRTTNRGQNPGGWFTDKRYSGGGAVIDHTVHMVDIMRWYLGKEVKEVYAQAGTVFGARGIDDAGLLTLTFENGVVASHDASWSRNKNFPTWGDVTIEVLGTEGRAVVDAFKEHVEVFSDRGKPLIRDFYGFDMDYGLIRDFVQCVREGREPSITGYDGLKAVEVALAAYESAAKKAPVLL; translated from the coding sequence ATGAACATCGGCGTCATCAGTTTTGCCCACATGCATGCCTACAGTTATGCTTCCGCACTGAAAAAACTTCCCGGCGTACGGCTTTCGGCCGTTTACGATGATGAGGAAGAACGGGGAAAGAAAGCCGCGGAAATGTTTGGCGCGGCTTATGATCGGGATCTGGAACGATTTTTGGACCGGGATTTGCAGGCCGTCATCGTGTGCTCGGAAAACAGCAGGCACCGTTATTTTGTGGAGGAAGCGGCCAAGGCAAAGAAACATATTTTGTGCGAGAAACCGATCGCGACCAACTTGGAAGACGCCCGGGCGATGATCGATGTTTGCGAAAAGAACGGGGTTATTCTGCAAATTGCCTTCCCCGTGCGCTTTTTGGAACCGATCGCCCGGCTGAAAAAAATGATTCAAGAACATCGATTCGGCGAGATCATCGCGATCCGCACGACCAACCGCGGGCAAAATCCCGGCGGGTGGTTTACCGATAAACGCTATTCCGGCGGAGGAGCGGTCATCGATCATACGGTCCATATGGTGGATATCATGCGCTGGTATTTGGGCAAAGAGGTGAAAGAGGTGTATGCCCAAGCGGGCACGGTCTTTGGCGCCCGGGGCATCGATGATGCGGGATTATTGACGCTGACCTTTGAAAACGGTGTCGTCGCTTCCCATGACGCCAGCTGGTCGAGAAACAAAAATTTTCCCACATGGGGAGACGTGACGATTGAAGTGTTGGGCACCGAAGGCCGCGCGGTTGTAGATGCCTTCAAGGAACATGTGGAGGTTTTCTCGGACCGGGGGAAGCCCCTCATCCGCGATTTCTACGGTTTTGATATGGATTATGGGCTGATCCGGGATTTCGTCCAATGCGTCCGTGAAGGAAGGGAGCCGTCCATCACCGGTTATGACGGGCTGAAGGCCGTGGAAGTGGCCCTGGCGGCTTATGAATCGGCAGCGAAAAAGGCGCCGGTGCTTCTTTGA